The following are encoded together in the Novipirellula galeiformis genome:
- a CDS encoding sigma-70 family RNA polymerase sigma factor translates to MPSTIRDPHRSIPTDGGGECFDVELIERLLPQLSRIAKRSIARQWQAKVAVSDIVQDTFMEATQTLPDFSGSTIGEFNEWLRAILTNNLRDARRKYVDTQKRSIDREQPLNRLSAPTLSATDPSPSRVAESNEFDRELHCAIQGLAPTDRQILALRCQQKRTFAKIGDQLKMKEDTVRKRWGRILSALHRRLQSFDSRAFSRHP, encoded by the coding sequence ATGCCCTCTACGATTCGCGATCCCCATAGGAGCATTCCCACCGACGGCGGTGGCGAGTGTTTTGACGTGGAATTAATTGAGCGATTGCTGCCGCAATTGTCCCGGATCGCTAAGCGCTCCATTGCTCGCCAGTGGCAGGCGAAAGTCGCTGTGTCCGACATTGTCCAGGACACGTTCATGGAAGCGACACAAACCCTGCCCGACTTTTCAGGGTCCACCATCGGTGAATTTAATGAATGGCTGCGGGCGATTCTGACCAACAACCTGCGAGATGCGCGTCGCAAGTATGTCGATACTCAGAAACGATCGATCGACCGTGAGCAACCACTGAATCGACTTTCTGCACCAACGCTTTCCGCCACTGATCCGTCTCCCAGTCGAGTTGCCGAGTCGAATGAGTTCGATCGCGAATTGCACTGTGCCATCCAAGGACTGGCTCCCACGGACCGCCAGATTTTAGCGTTACGCTGCCAGCAAAAACGGACGTTCGCGAAAATTGGAGATCAATTGAAGATGAAAGAAGACACGGTACGAAAACGGTGGGGTCGAATTTTAAGCGCGCTGCATCGACGCCTGCAAAGCTTCGATTCGCGAGCTTTCTCAAGACATCCATGA
- a CDS encoding serine/threonine-protein kinase, which produces MNKFRDPDPGRPHDGVDLPELDESFQLLAAAATAEELEMVAEQLGGDQAALLKRLAKHFSKSPADPAVAADGHAIPDRVGRFTILREIGSGGFGVVYLARDETIGREVAVKLPRRDLIRDTLRRQQLVHEARTAGALEHPNIIPVYESGTDGEMVYIVSAYCDGPDLASWQSLQRQQSTSIEAAVFVSKLANAVAYAHAQGVVHRDIKPSNVLLAREPSLTDSNEVHDPKASNSSLPLSRYQPRLTDFGLAQRSDEPITDTRSSLIVGTPLYMAPEQLLPDLGPVTAQTDIYSLGVLLVELLIGQPMLSGKTYIEILSIFQNESPAYKQLVPIHIPSDLRTIIIKCLSRTPENRFVSADALAQDLDAFVGGRPVSARNATWLNRTITWCRDAKRTREACLFTLAAIACMTTWVLYSLTLVWGPTFPGQDAWGPTVQAMAIVGIINVPIVIFAYLGLGQRLWAMKVALAWLLVGSVIVPGLVVVGAIGLLDPIYGPYPYFRKSFHSLIMLVGFAQVIYLAVGLYAHHWNTKRHVSW; this is translated from the coding sequence ATGAATAAATTTCGCGATCCTGATCCGGGAAGGCCACACGATGGCGTGGACCTTCCGGAGTTAGACGAATCCTTTCAGCTACTCGCCGCCGCGGCGACTGCCGAAGAACTGGAAATGGTCGCCGAGCAACTCGGCGGTGACCAGGCGGCGTTACTAAAACGGCTCGCCAAACACTTCTCCAAATCCCCTGCTGATCCCGCGGTTGCCGCGGATGGACATGCCATTCCCGATCGTGTGGGCCGCTTTACCATCCTTCGCGAAATCGGCAGCGGTGGTTTCGGTGTCGTCTATCTTGCTCGTGACGAAACGATCGGGCGCGAGGTGGCGGTTAAACTTCCGCGACGCGATCTAATACGGGATACGCTGCGACGGCAACAGTTGGTTCACGAAGCTCGCACGGCGGGGGCATTGGAACACCCGAATATTATCCCCGTCTATGAAAGCGGAACCGACGGCGAAATGGTCTACATCGTTTCGGCGTACTGCGATGGTCCCGACTTAGCCAGCTGGCAATCCTTGCAACGCCAACAATCAACGTCGATCGAAGCGGCTGTGTTTGTCAGCAAGCTGGCCAACGCCGTAGCCTACGCCCATGCGCAAGGAGTCGTACACCGCGATATCAAGCCGAGCAATGTATTACTTGCACGTGAACCGAGCCTGACGGACTCCAACGAAGTCCATGACCCCAAGGCGTCAAATTCATCGTTGCCGTTGTCGAGGTATCAACCGCGATTGACCGATTTCGGACTGGCCCAACGGTCCGATGAGCCGATCACCGATACTCGCAGCAGCTTGATTGTTGGCACGCCCCTGTACATGGCGCCCGAACAATTGTTGCCCGACCTGGGGCCTGTCACCGCACAGACCGACATCTATTCGCTGGGTGTATTACTGGTCGAATTACTGATCGGCCAACCGATGTTGAGCGGCAAAACCTACATCGAAATTCTTTCCATTTTCCAAAACGAATCGCCTGCCTACAAGCAACTGGTGCCGATTCATATTCCGTCGGACCTGCGGACGATCATCATCAAGTGCCTGTCGAGAACGCCGGAGAACCGGTTTGTCTCCGCCGACGCGTTGGCGCAGGATCTGGACGCTTTCGTGGGCGGCCGCCCCGTATCGGCTCGCAATGCGACGTGGCTGAACCGAACCATCACATGGTGCCGCGACGCTAAACGGACGCGAGAAGCATGCCTGTTTACGCTCGCCGCAATCGCTTGCATGACCACATGGGTTTTGTATTCGCTCACGTTGGTATGGGGGCCGACATTTCCAGGGCAAGACGCCTGGGGCCCGACCGTCCAAGCGATGGCGATCGTCGGCATTATCAACGTTCCTATCGTGATATTCGCGTATTTAGGTCTCGGCCAACGTCTTTGGGCAATGAAAGTTGCGTTGGCTTGGTTGCTCGTTGGCAGCGTGATTGTGCCAGGGCTGGTGGTTGTCGGCGCTATAGGGCTTCTGGACCCGATCTATGGTCCCTATCCCTACTTCAGGAAAAGTTTTCACTCACTGATAATGCTGGTCGGATTCGCGCAAGTAATCTACCTAGCTGTAGGCCTCTACGCCCATCACTGGAATACCAAGCGACACGTCAGTTGGTAG